A part of Eubacterium sp. AB3007 genomic DNA contains:
- a CDS encoding sigma-70 family RNA polymerase sigma factor, producing MADELNMLTDDELARMAQEGSSTAEEYLLRKYMPLARGRARAYFIAGADSDDVIQEGMIGIFKAIRDYDPEGGASLKTFVELCVNRQIITAIRSANKQGNRVLSESVSLDEPDAAPLYKDVPDTDAVDPAAQAMLREQVQRLERDVRQLLSPFEFEVWEHLRQGLTYREIATLLHKAPKSVDNSIQRIRRKLKGYMEE from the coding sequence ATGGCAGATGAACTGAACATGTTGACCGACGATGAGCTGGCACGGATGGCACAGGAGGGAAGCAGTACTGCGGAGGAGTACCTTCTCCGAAAATACATGCCGCTTGCCCGGGGGAGGGCCAGGGCCTATTTCATAGCGGGCGCAGACAGTGATGACGTGATCCAGGAGGGGATGATCGGCATCTTCAAGGCCATTCGGGACTATGATCCGGAAGGTGGCGCATCCCTGAAGACCTTCGTGGAATTATGCGTCAATCGACAGATCATCACAGCTATCCGAAGCGCCAACAAGCAGGGGAACCGGGTGCTCAGCGAGTCGGTCTCTCTGGATGAGCCGGACGCAGCGCCGCTATACAAGGATGTACCCGACACAGATGCGGTGGATCCGGCGGCACAGGCCATGCTCCGGGAGCAGGTGCAGCGGCTGGAACGAGATGTGCGTCAGTTACTGAGTCCGTTTGAGTTTGAGGTGTGGGAGCACCTCAGGCAAGGGCTCACTTATCGGGAGATCGCTACGCTTCTGCACAAAGCCCCCAAGTCCGTAGATAACTCGATTCAGAGAATTCGACGGAAACTGAAAGGCTACATGGAAGAATGA
- a CDS encoding DUF3267 domain-containing protein, with translation MRIRYGGTYSGNPADLPQREHMPGAVRFREPEDPAALGREAAKFALGALFPALIVFLLAGGVDDPAKGVHFLLGAILAAAAAIPHELLHALCFREEVYMYTNLRQGMLFVIGTESMTKVRFIVMSLLPNLVLGIAPLVIGLLWPPLIVLAYMGLVGIPMGAGDYLNVWNACRQVPRNGRVYLSGFHSYWYV, from the coding sequence ATGAGAATCCGTTATGGTGGTACATACAGTGGGAATCCAGCGGATCTGCCTCAGCGGGAACATATGCCCGGGGCGGTTCGTTTTCGGGAACCGGAGGATCCGGCGGCGCTGGGGCGCGAGGCAGCCAAGTTCGCCCTGGGTGCCCTGTTTCCGGCACTGATTGTGTTTCTGCTGGCGGGTGGGGTGGATGATCCTGCAAAAGGCGTCCATTTTCTGCTTGGAGCGATCCTTGCGGCAGCGGCTGCCATCCCTCATGAGCTGTTGCATGCTTTGTGCTTTCGGGAGGAGGTGTATATGTACACCAACTTGAGGCAGGGGATGCTTTTTGTGATCGGAACGGAGAGTATGACGAAGGTGCGGTTTATCGTCATGAGCCTGCTTCCGAACCTGGTGCTTGGGATCGCGCCACTGGTCATCGGTCTGCTCTGGCCGCCGCTTATCGTTCTGGCGTATATGGGGCTGGTGGGGATCCCTATGGGAGCCGGTGATTATCTGAATGTGTGGAATGCCTGCAGGCAGGTGCCCAGAAATGGCCGGGTTTATCTCAGCGGTTTCCACAGTTACTGGTATGTGTAG
- the secE gene encoding preprotein translocase subunit SecE yields MAKANKKNNTDTNKRMEQAKKMAARSAQQKKKGSTKEYWKGVRTEMSKVIWPTRKELGAYTVVVIVTCAFFALGFWAIDSAWLAGLKAILGITLG; encoded by the coding sequence ATGGCGAAAGCAAACAAGAAAAACAATACGGATACCAACAAGCGCATGGAACAGGCCAAGAAGATGGCGGCTCGTTCTGCCCAGCAGAAGAAGAAAGGCTCCACCAAGGAGTACTGGAAAGGTGTCAGAACAGAGATGAGCAAGGTCATCTGGCCCACCAGGAAAGAGCTGGGAGCGTACACTGTGGTAGTGATCGTAACGTGTGCATTCTTTGCGCTTGGATTCTGGGCAATCGATTCCGCATGGCTTGCCGGACTGAAGGCGATCCTCGGGATCACATTAGGTTAG
- the rlmB gene encoding 23S rRNA (guanosine(2251)-2'-O)-methyltransferase RlmB has product MKENKSDMLIGRNPVTEALKSGREIERLVVQKGAGGSIGKILSLAKDRGVLVHYQDKELLDKKAGGGRHQGVIAYVAAHRYATVDDMFALAEERGEAPFLIVLDELEDPHNLGAIMRTAECAGAHGVIISKHRAGGLTDTVAKASAGAVEYLPCARVTNMARTVEDLQKRGVWVYACDMDGTDYRAQDMKGPAALVIGNEGSGISRLVREKCDFVVSIPMVGKINSLNASNAAAILMYEIRRQRDGR; this is encoded by the coding sequence ATGAAAGAAAACAAAAGTGATATGCTCATCGGGCGCAACCCGGTGACGGAGGCGCTGAAGAGCGGACGTGAGATCGAGAGGCTGGTAGTGCAGAAGGGAGCAGGAGGATCCATCGGAAAGATCCTGTCCCTTGCAAAGGATCGGGGCGTTCTCGTGCACTATCAGGATAAGGAACTCCTGGATAAGAAGGCAGGGGGTGGCCGGCATCAGGGCGTCATCGCTTACGTGGCGGCGCATCGGTATGCGACCGTGGATGATATGTTTGCTCTGGCAGAAGAGAGAGGAGAAGCTCCCTTTCTTATCGTTTTGGACGAACTGGAGGATCCTCATAATCTGGGCGCAATCATGCGGACGGCAGAGTGCGCAGGTGCCCATGGCGTGATCATCTCCAAGCACCGGGCCGGAGGACTGACCGATACGGTGGCCAAAGCCTCCGCAGGTGCGGTGGAATATCTGCCCTGTGCCAGAGTGACCAACATGGCCAGAACAGTGGAGGATTTGCAGAAGCGGGGAGTTTGGGTCTATGCTTGCGATATGGATGGGACGGACTACAGGGCGCAGGATATGAAGGGACCTGCCGCCCTCGTAATCGGTAACGAAGGCAGCGGCATCAGCCGACTTGTGAGGGAGAAGTGCGATTTTGTGGTCTCCATCCCAATGGTAGGGAAGATCAATTCACTGAACGCTTCCAATGCTGCCGCCATTCTGATGTATGAGATCAGGAGACAGAGAGATGGCAGATGA
- the rplK gene encoding 50S ribosomal protein L11, with protein sequence MAKKVSGYIKLQIPAGGATPAPPVGPALGQHGVNIMDFCKQFNAKTQDQPGMIIPVVITVYADRSFTFITKTPPAAVLLKKAAGIDKASGEPNRTKVATLTTAQCEEIAQTKMADLNAANLEAATDMIKGTARSMGIVVED encoded by the coding sequence ATGGCAAAGAAGGTTTCGGGCTATATCAAGCTTCAGATTCCTGCAGGAGGAGCGACCCCGGCACCACCGGTTGGACCGGCTCTGGGACAGCATGGTGTTAACATCATGGACTTCTGCAAGCAGTTCAATGCCAAGACTCAGGATCAGCCTGGAATGATCATCCCTGTCGTTATCACAGTATACGCAGACAGATCATTCACGTTCATTACCAAGACTCCGCCGGCAGCAGTACTGCTGAAGAAGGCAGCTGGTATCGACAAGGCATCCGGTGAGCCGAACAGGACCAAGGTCGCTACACTGACCACAGCGCAGTGTGAGGAGATCGCGCAGACCAAGATGGCAGATCTCAACGCGGCAAACCTGGAGGCAGCCACTGACATGATCAAGGGAACTGCCAGAAGCATGGGAATCGTAGTCGAGGATTAG
- the rpmG gene encoding 50S ribosomal protein L33, which produces MRVKVTLACTECKQRNYNTIKNKKNDPDRIELKKYCRFCRKQTTHKETK; this is translated from the coding sequence ATGAGAGTCAAGGTAACATTGGCCTGCACAGAGTGCAAGCAGAGGAACTACAATACGATCAAGAACAAGAAGAACGACCCTGATCGTATCGAGCTGAAGAAGTACTGCCGCTTCTGCAGAAAGCAGACTACACATAAGGAAACCAAATAA
- the nusG gene encoding transcription termination/antitermination protein NusG: protein MAETENRTTTNVLSPREEEGIRGDGQARWYVVHTYSGHENKVKMNIEKMVDNRGMHDIILDIVVPTEEKILINSKGQRVHKTRKLFPGYVIIKMVVTNESWYLVRNTQGVTGFVGHGTDPIPLTPEEVARMGIEKIDIDLDVKVGDGVNVTSGPFAGQFGNVLAINPEKQVLTVNLMMFGRDTPVEIEFGQVHKLD from the coding sequence ATGGCGGAAACGGAAAATAGAACCACCACGAATGTCCTTTCTCCCCGTGAGGAAGAGGGCATCAGAGGTGACGGCCAGGCCAGATGGTACGTGGTCCATACATATTCCGGACACGAAAACAAGGTGAAAATGAATATCGAGAAGATGGTGGATAATCGTGGAATGCACGACATCATCCTGGATATCGTTGTGCCTACTGAGGAGAAGATCCTGATCAACAGCAAGGGTCAGAGAGTCCACAAGACCAGAAAACTATTTCCCGGATATGTGATCATCAAGATGGTGGTCACCAACGAGTCCTGGTACCTGGTCAGAAATACGCAGGGTGTAACAGGCTTTGTGGGCCATGGGACCGATCCGATCCCTCTCACACCGGAAGAAGTTGCACGCATGGGAATAGAGAAGATCGATATTGATCTGGATGTCAAGGTGGGAGACGGTGTCAATGTGACGAGTGGGCCGTTCGCCGGGCAGTTTGGAAATGTCCTGGCGATCAACCCGGAGAAGCAGGTTCTCACAGTCAACCTCATGATGTTCGGTCGAGATACACCGGTCGAGATCGAGTTCGGCCAGGTGCATAAATTAGACTAA
- the tuf gene encoding elongation factor Tu → MAKQKYERTKPHINIGTIGHVDHGKTTLTAAITKVLHQRYSLGENVEFDQIDKAPEEKERGITISSAHVEYETPNRHYAHVDCPGHADYVKNMITGAAQMDGAILVVAATDGPMPQTREHILLSRQVGVPYIIVFLNKCDMVDDEELLELVEMEVRELLTEYEFPGDDTPIIKGSALKALEDPAGEWGDKVVELMEAVDEYIPEPERDNDKPFLMPVEDVFSITGRGTVATGRVERGMLKVGDEVEIVGLSDEKRKVVVTGVEMFRKILDQAETGDNIGALLRGVQRTEIERGQVLAAPGTIHPHTQFKGQVYVLKKEEGGRHTPFFNGYRPQFYFRTTDVTGDLKLPEGTEMCMPGDNVVMEIKLITPIAIEEGLRFAIREGGRTVGSGVVTEIIE, encoded by the coding sequence ATGGCAAAACAGAAATACGAGAGAACCAAGCCGCATATCAACATCGGAACAATTGGTCACGTAGACCATGGTAAGACAACTCTGACAGCTGCCATCACCAAGGTACTGCATCAGAGATACAGCCTGGGCGAGAACGTTGAGTTCGACCAGATCGACAAGGCACCGGAAGAGAAGGAAAGAGGAATCACCATTTCTTCCGCACACGTAGAGTATGAGACCCCGAACAGACACTACGCACACGTAGACTGCCCGGGCCACGCAGACTATGTAAAGAACATGATCACCGGAGCAGCGCAGATGGACGGAGCTATCCTGGTAGTAGCTGCAACAGATGGACCGATGCCGCAGACCAGAGAGCACATCCTGCTGTCCAGACAGGTAGGCGTACCTTACATCATCGTGTTCCTGAACAAGTGTGACATGGTAGATGACGAGGAGCTGCTGGAGCTGGTGGAGATGGAAGTCCGCGAGCTGCTGACCGAGTACGAGTTCCCTGGCGATGACACACCGATCATCAAGGGATCCGCGCTGAAGGCACTGGAAGATCCAGCTGGAGAGTGGGGAGACAAGGTTGTCGAGCTGATGGAAGCCGTAGACGAGTACATCCCCGAGCCGGAGAGAGACAACGACAAGCCGTTCCTGATGCCGGTAGAGGACGTCTTCTCCATCACCGGACGTGGAACAGTTGCGACCGGAAGAGTAGAGAGAGGAATGCTGAAGGTAGGCGACGAGGTGGAGATCGTTGGACTGTCCGACGAGAAGAGAAAGGTGGTCGTCACCGGAGTCGAGATGTTCAGAAAGATCCTGGACCAGGCAGAGACCGGAGACAACATCGGCGCACTGCTGAGAGGCGTACAGAGAACCGAGATCGAGAGAGGACAGGTTCTGGCAGCACCGGGAACCATCCATCCGCATACACAGTTCAAGGGCCAGGTATACGTACTGAAGAAGGAAGAGGGCGGAAGACACACCCCGTTCTTCAACGGATACAGACCGCAGTTCTACTTCAGAACAACCGACGTAACCGGCGATCTGAAGCTGCCTGAGGGCACAGAGATGTGCATGCCTGGAGATAACGTAGTCATGGAGATCAAGCTGATCACCCCGATCGCGATCGAGGAAGGACTGCGCTTCGCTATCAGAGAAGGTGGCAGAACCGTAGGATCCGGTGTTGTAACCGAGATCATCGAGTAA